From a single Candidatus Methylomirabilota bacterium genomic region:
- a CDS encoding DUF420 domain-containing protein, with amino-acid sequence MVPLSYLPGINASLNSACALFLVIGYLLIRRGRVTAHRVCMLSAFATSTLFLVSYLTYHYQVGSVPFEGRGWIRPLYFSILISHTVLAAAIVPLVLVTLVRALRGRFERHKRIARWTLPIWLYVSVTGVVVYWMLYRL; translated from the coding sequence TTGGTCCCACTCTCATATCTGCCCGGTATCAACGCTTCTCTCAACTCGGCCTGCGCGTTGTTCCTGGTCATCGGGTATCTGTTGATAAGACGAGGGCGCGTAACGGCGCACCGGGTCTGCATGCTGTCTGCGTTCGCAACCTCAACTCTTTTTCTGGTCTCGTATCTCACCTATCACTACCAGGTCGGCTCTGTCCCGTTTGAAGGTAGAGGTTGGATTCGCCCTCTCTACTTCTCGATCCTGATCTCCCACACAGTACTGGCTGCTGCCATTGTCCCGCTGGTCCTGGTCACCCTGGTCCGGGCTCTCAGGGGAAGGTTCGAGAGGCACAAGCGGATCGCCCGTTGGACATTGCCTATCTGGCTCTACGTTTCCGTCACCGGAGTCGTCGTCTACTGGATGCTCTACCGTCTCTAA
- a CDS encoding cytochrome C oxidase subunit IV family protein: protein MTTAHTEPNYFGVFWWLLGLTILEIAVIYVPMARLIIVILLIGLALSKAVLVAMYFMHLKFERVTLGVIALTPLILCVFLILMLLPDIT from the coding sequence ATGACAACAGCTCACACAGAACCTAACTACTTCGGTGTCTTCTGGTGGCTTTTGGGACTGACTATTCTCGAGATCGCTGTCATCTACGTGCCAATGGCAAGGCTCATCATCGTGATCCTTCTCATAGGGCTTGCCTTGTCCAAGGCGGTTCTGGTGGCCATGTACTTTATGCACCTCAAGTTTGAGCGGGTCACGCTGGGAGTGATTGCCCTTACCCCGCTGATCCTATGTGTCTTCTTGATCCTGATGCTTCTTCCTGACATTACCTGA
- a CDS encoding cytochrome c oxidase subunit 3 has translation MSEAAVMDAAAEPAESPLTPESWGKLGMWVFLAGDAMSFGALIVGYGLFRIGSSNWPRPAEVLGINLTALMTLLLICSSVTMVLSLSAIKNGDQSRFKKFLSLTVLAGMVFLGLQAYEWTNLIHEGLTLTGNPFGAILFGTTFFVLTGFHGCHVFGGVVYLSTVLVQGCRGRYGEHRHNEVEIAGLYWHFVDLVWILIFTFVYLV, from the coding sequence ATGAGTGAAGCTGCCGTGATGGATGCTGCCGCCGAACCGGCGGAATCGCCCCTGACACCTGAGAGCTGGGGCAAACTCGGCATGTGGGTTTTCCTGGCTGGAGATGCGATGAGCTTTGGGGCGCTCATTGTGGGCTACGGTCTCTTTCGCATTGGTAGTTCTAACTGGCCCAGGCCTGCGGAAGTCCTCGGGATCAACCTCACGGCCCTCATGACCTTGCTGCTCATTTGCAGCAGCGTGACGATGGTGCTCTCCCTCTCGGCGATCAAGAATGGAGATCAGTCGAGATTTAAAAAGTTCCTGTCTCTGACCGTCTTGGCCGGGATGGTCTTTTTAGGATTGCAGGCCTACGAGTGGACCAACCTGATCCACGAGGGGCTCACGCTGACAGGTAATCCCTTTGGGGCTATCCTGTTCGGTACGACCTTTTTTGTGCTGACTGGCTTTCACGGCTGTCATGTGTTTGGGGGAGTCGTCTACCTCTCCACAGTCCTGGTTCAGGGGTGTCGCGGCCGTTACGGGGAGCATCGGCACAACGAAGTGGAAATTGCCGGCCTGTACTGGCATTTCGTCGATCTGGTTTGGATCCTGATTTTCACCTTTGTCTATCTCGTGTGA